In Denitratisoma sp. DHT3, one DNA window encodes the following:
- a CDS encoding DegQ family serine endoprotease has translation MIKRLMVSFGLACMAFLGTGASAQGRDLPDFTDLVEKQGAAVVNISTTQVIKNHPGSMPFDENDPMFDFLRRFGFPRGTPGMPGTPREFENKGLGSGFIVSAEGYILTNAHVVADADEVVVRLTDRREFKAKVLGSDRRTDVALIKIEASGLPVAKLGDPNKLKVGEWVVAIGSPFGLDNTVTAGIVSAKGRSLPQENYVPFIQTDAAVNPGNSGGPLFNMRGEVVGINSQIYSRSGGYMGLSFAIPIDIAMEVKAQLQAHGRVSRGRIGVVIQDMTRELAESFGLPKTQGALVAKVESGGPAAKAGIEEGDVILKFDGKPVNQSADLPRIVGSTRPGSKAPIQVWRKGATRDLTVAVGEMIDEDKPGAGRGGRQRGKSMEPAVNRLGLLLSEPGAEQRKQLGVAHGVVVEDVRNARSELRPGDVILALIVKGVQTEIKSVEQFNGLLSNLDKTATFTLLVKRGDNQTFLSIRGFGESK, from the coding sequence ATGATCAAACGATTGATGGTTTCCTTCGGGCTGGCTTGCATGGCCTTCCTGGGGACGGGCGCCTCGGCGCAAGGGCGGGACCTGCCCGATTTCACCGATCTGGTGGAAAAGCAGGGAGCGGCGGTGGTCAATATCAGCACCACCCAGGTGATCAAGAATCATCCCGGTAGCATGCCGTTCGATGAGAACGATCCGATGTTCGACTTTCTCCGCCGCTTCGGCTTTCCCCGGGGCACGCCGGGAATGCCCGGAACGCCCCGGGAGTTCGAGAACAAGGGGCTGGGTTCGGGTTTCATCGTCAGCGCCGAGGGCTACATTCTGACCAACGCCCACGTCGTGGCCGATGCCGACGAAGTGGTGGTCCGCCTGACCGACAGGCGCGAGTTCAAGGCCAAGGTGCTGGGCTCCGACCGGCGCACCGATGTGGCCCTGATCAAGATCGAGGCCAGCGGTTTGCCGGTGGCGAAGCTGGGGGACCCCAACAAACTGAAGGTCGGGGAATGGGTAGTGGCGATCGGCTCGCCCTTCGGGCTCGACAACACCGTGACGGCGGGCATCGTCAGCGCCAAGGGCCGTTCGCTGCCGCAGGAGAACTATGTGCCCTTCATCCAGACCGACGCGGCGGTGAATCCGGGCAATTCGGGCGGTCCCCTGTTCAACATGCGGGGCGAGGTGGTCGGCATCAATTCCCAGATCTATTCCCGTTCCGGCGGCTATATGGGCCTTTCCTTCGCGATTCCCATCGACATCGCGATGGAGGTCAAGGCGCAGTTGCAGGCCCACGGCCGGGTCAGCCGCGGCCGCATCGGCGTGGTGATCCAGGACATGACGCGGGAGCTGGCCGAGTCTTTCGGTCTGCCAAAAACCCAGGGCGCGCTGGTGGCCAAGGTCGAAAGCGGCGGTCCGGCCGCCAAGGCCGGCATCGAGGAGGGCGACGTGATCCTCAAGTTCGACGGCAAGCCGGTCAATCAGTCGGCCGACCTGCCGCGCATCGTCGGTTCCACACGGCCCGGCAGCAAGGCCCCGATCCAGGTCTGGCGCAAGGGAGCAACCCGCGACCTGACCGTCGCGGTGGGCGAAATGATCGACGAGGACAAACCCGGAGCCGGTCGCGGCGGCCGGCAGCGCGGCAAGTCGATGGAGCCGGCGGTCAATCGCCTCGGCCTGCTGCTCTCCGAACCCGGCGCCGAGCAAAGGAAGCAGTTGGGCGTGGCCCATGGCGTGGTGGTCGAGGACGTGCGCAATGCCCGCAGCGAACTGCGCCCGGGAGACGTGATCCTGGCCCTGATCGTCAAGGGCGTGCAGACCGAGATCAAGTCCGTCGAACAGTTCAACGGCCTGCTGTCCAATCTCGACAAGACGGCCACCTTCACCCTGCTGGTGAAGCGCGGCGACAACCAGACCTTCCTGTCGATCCGGGGCTTCGGTGAGTCCAAGTAA
- the lepA gene encoding translation elongation factor 4: MDHIRNFSIIAHIDHGKSTLADRIIQRCGGLSDREMEAQVLDSMDLERERGITIKAQTAALSYKARNGEVYNLNLIDTPGHVDFSYEVSRSLSACEGALLVVDASQGVEAQTVANCYTAIELGVEVVPVLNKMDLPQADPDNARQEVEDVIGIDATDAIPCSAKTGMGIDDILEAVIARIPPPKGDSKAPLKALIIDSWFDNYVGVVMLVRVVDGCLKAKDKIRLMSTGAAHLCDQVGVFTPKSQSRVQLNAGEVGFIISGIKELKAAKVGDTVTLADKPAAEALPGFKEIKSQVFAGLYPVEANQYDGLRDALEKLQLNDASLQYEPEVSQALGFGFRCGFLGLLHMEIVQERLEREFDQDLITTAPTVVYEVVMRDGTVIQVENPSKLPETQKMEEIREPIITTKIFVPQDYLGAVITLCEQKRGTQVNMAYHGRQVQLTYDMPMAEVVMDFFDKLKSVSRGYASLDYEFKEYRAADVVKLDILINGEKVDALSVIVHRANAAYRGRELAAKMRELIPRQMYEVAIQAAIGSTIVARENVRAMRKDVLAKCYGGDITRKKKLLEKQKAGKKRMKQVGRVEIPQEAFLAVLRVADK; the protein is encoded by the coding sequence ATGGACCACATTCGCAACTTTTCGATCATCGCCCACATCGACCACGGCAAGTCCACCCTGGCCGATCGCATCATCCAGCGTTGCGGCGGCCTCTCCGACCGCGAGATGGAGGCCCAGGTGCTCGACTCCATGGACCTGGAACGGGAACGGGGCATCACCATCAAGGCGCAGACCGCGGCGCTGAGCTACAAGGCGCGGAACGGCGAGGTCTACAACCTGAACCTGATCGACACCCCGGGGCACGTGGATTTCTCCTACGAGGTCTCACGCAGCCTGTCCGCCTGCGAAGGCGCGCTGCTGGTGGTGGACGCCTCCCAGGGGGTCGAGGCCCAGACCGTGGCCAACTGCTACACCGCGATCGAACTGGGCGTCGAGGTGGTGCCGGTGCTGAACAAGATGGACCTGCCCCAGGCCGATCCGGACAACGCGCGGCAGGAAGTGGAGGACGTGATCGGCATCGACGCCACCGACGCCATCCCCTGTTCGGCCAAGACCGGCATGGGCATCGACGACATCCTGGAGGCGGTGATCGCCCGCATCCCGCCGCCCAAGGGCGATTCGAAGGCGCCGCTGAAGGCGTTGATCATCGACTCCTGGTTCGACAACTACGTCGGCGTGGTGATGCTGGTGCGCGTGGTGGACGGCTGCCTCAAGGCCAAGGACAAGATCCGCCTGATGTCCACCGGCGCGGCCCATCTGTGCGATCAGGTCGGGGTGTTCACGCCCAAGTCCCAGTCGCGCGTCCAACTCAACGCCGGCGAGGTGGGCTTCATCATCTCCGGCATCAAGGAACTCAAGGCCGCCAAGGTGGGCGACACCGTCACCCTGGCCGACAAGCCGGCCGCCGAGGCGCTGCCGGGCTTCAAGGAAATCAAGTCGCAGGTCTTCGCCGGCCTCTACCCGGTGGAAGCCAACCAGTACGACGGCCTGCGCGACGCGCTGGAAAAGCTGCAACTCAACGACGCCTCGCTGCAATACGAACCCGAGGTGTCCCAGGCGCTGGGCTTCGGCTTCCGCTGCGGCTTCCTCGGCCTGCTGCACATGGAGATCGTGCAGGAGCGCCTGGAGCGGGAATTCGACCAGGACCTGATCACCACCGCGCCGACCGTGGTCTATGAAGTCGTGATGCGCGACGGCACCGTGATCCAGGTGGAGAACCCCTCCAAGCTGCCCGAGACGCAGAAGATGGAGGAGATCCGCGAGCCCATCATCACCACCAAGATCTTCGTGCCCCAGGACTACCTGGGCGCGGTGATCACCCTGTGCGAGCAGAAGCGCGGCACCCAGGTGAACATGGCCTACCACGGCCGCCAGGTGCAGCTCACCTACGACATGCCGATGGCCGAGGTGGTGATGGACTTCTTCGACAAGCTGAAGTCCGTCTCGCGCGGCTATGCCTCGCTGGACTACGAGTTCAAGGAATATCGCGCCGCCGACGTGGTGAAGCTGGACATCCTGATCAACGGCGAGAAGGTGGATGCGCTGTCGGTGATCGTGCACCGCGCCAACGCCGCCTATCGGGGACGCGAACTGGCGGCCAAGATGCGCGAGCTGATCCCGCGCCAGATGTACGAAGTCGCGATCCAGGCGGCGATCGGCTCCACCATCGTGGCGCGGGAGAACGTCAGGGCCATGCGCAAGGACGTGCTGGCCAAGTGCTACGGCGGCGACATCACGCGCAAGAAGAAGCTGCTGGAAAAGCAAAAGGCCGGCAAGAAACGGATGAAGCAGGTGGGCCGGGTGGAAATCCCCCAGGAGGCCTTCCTCGCCGTGCTGCGCGTGGCCGACAAGTAA
- the rpoE gene encoding RNA polymerase sigma factor RpoE produces MGDREADQALVERVQAGDKQAFGLLVAKYQRKLLRLVSRLVRDPGEAEDVTQEAFIKAYRALPNFRGDSAFYTWLYRIGVNTAKNWLASQGQRAKATAAVDSDEAETYEGADLLRDVNTPERVLMSKQIAETVNRAMERLPDDLRTAISLREIDGMAYEEIAQVMNCPIGTIRSRIFRAREVIAKELRPLLETAPNRRW; encoded by the coding sequence ATGGGAGACCGCGAGGCGGATCAGGCGCTGGTGGAGCGCGTTCAGGCAGGCGACAAGCAGGCTTTCGGGCTGCTGGTGGCCAAGTATCAGCGCAAGTTGCTGAGGCTGGTGTCACGCCTGGTGCGTGACCCAGGTGAGGCGGAAGACGTGACGCAGGAGGCATTCATCAAAGCCTATCGGGCCTTGCCCAATTTTCGCGGCGACAGCGCGTTTTACACCTGGCTGTATCGCATCGGCGTCAATACGGCGAAGAACTGGCTTGCCTCGCAGGGGCAGCGCGCCAAGGCGACCGCTGCGGTGGATAGCGACGAGGCGGAAACCTATGAAGGCGCCGATCTGCTGCGGGATGTGAACACGCCGGAAAGGGTGCTGATGTCGAAGCAGATCGCCGAGACGGTGAATCGGGCCATGGAGCGTCTGCCCGATGATCTGCGCACCGCCATTTCGCTGCGGGAGATCGACGGGATGGCCTACGAGGAAATTGCCCAAGTGATGAACTGCCCCATCGGGACGATACGCAGCCGGATTTTCCGGGCACGAGAAGTGATTGCCAAGGAATTGCGCCCCTTGCTCGAGACGGCGCCGAATAGGAGGTGGTAA
- a CDS encoding MucB/RseB C-terminal domain-containing protein yields the protein MMVRRWVLVGLVGLSGLANAAADTVPDALQWLQRGASSTRKLSYSGVFVYQGGDRSEASRIAHVMENGRELERIEALDGSPREVVREGDEIKCYIPDQRLLVLERSKGQRSFPAALLPEGIVGLTDYYSVRRGPPGRIAGFDAQSIVVEPKDELRYRRQFWIETQSGLMLKASLLDEQGNPRESFAFTEVHIGGPVPRDSLKAHAKFQNGEWRVHDIRSREMSMEDSNWTFRAQLPGFVKISGMKRQSPRDGHSITHLVFSDGLAAVSLFIEPLDNARPKPETGAFAMGTVNVYKRLLADHLLMAMGDVPLATLVKLADGVEVRRK from the coding sequence ATGATGGTCCGGCGTTGGGTCCTGGTTGGTCTGGTGGGACTCTCGGGCTTGGCCAATGCCGCGGCGGATACGGTTCCCGACGCGTTGCAATGGCTGCAGAGGGGCGCCAGCTCGACGCGCAAGCTCAGTTACAGCGGCGTATTCGTATATCAAGGGGGGGATCGCTCGGAAGCCTCGAGAATCGCCCACGTCATGGAGAACGGCCGCGAGCTGGAGCGGATCGAGGCCCTGGACGGCAGTCCGCGCGAGGTGGTGCGGGAAGGGGACGAGATCAAGTGCTACATCCCTGACCAGCGTCTGCTGGTTCTGGAACGCAGCAAGGGGCAGCGCAGTTTCCCCGCGGCGCTATTGCCGGAAGGCATCGTCGGCCTGACCGACTATTACAGCGTGCGGCGCGGACCTCCGGGGCGGATTGCCGGTTTCGACGCGCAGTCCATCGTCGTCGAGCCCAAGGACGAGCTGCGTTACCGCCGGCAGTTCTGGATCGAAACGCAGAGTGGCCTGATGCTCAAGGCCAGCCTGCTCGACGAACAGGGGAACCCTCGGGAGAGCTTTGCCTTCACCGAAGTGCATATCGGCGGCCCCGTGCCCCGGGATTCACTCAAGGCCCACGCCAAGTTCCAGAACGGCGAATGGCGGGTGCACGACATCCGTTCCCGCGAAATGTCGATGGAGGACAGCAACTGGACCTTCCGCGCCCAGTTGCCGGGATTCGTGAAAATCTCGGGAATGAAGCGGCAATCGCCGCGCGACGGGCATTCGATCACGCATCTGGTGTTTTCCGATGGTCTGGCCGCCGTGTCCCTGTTCATCGAACCGCTCGACAACGCTCGGCCCAAGCCCGAAACAGGGGCTTTTGCAATGGGGACGGTCAATGTCTACAAACGTCTGCTGGCCGATCATCTCCTGATGGCGATGGGCGATGTGCCCCTCGCGACATTGGTCAAACTCGCGGACGGCGTCGAGGTGCGCAGGAAATGA
- the era gene encoding GTPase Era yields MSFHTGYLAIVGRPNVGKSTLNNRLVGAKVSITSKKAQTTRHRIHGILTTDDCQYIFVDTPGFQMQHRNALNRMMNRSVTQTLAAVDVVLFVVEAGRWGGGEDEIVKVLPRNRPVLLVINKVDRLEDKGRLLPFIEKMAQTYPFAEILPISAEKGQGVAELLKVAAGHLPEAPPVFDADDITDRSERFLAAEMLREKLFRNLGEELPYGIAVEIEQFEQEGDLRRIHAAVIVDKAAHKGIVIGKSGERLKRISTDARKEMEQLFGGRVWLETWVKVKSGWADDERALKSLGYE; encoded by the coding sequence ATGAGTTTTCATACCGGTTACCTGGCCATCGTCGGCCGCCCCAACGTGGGCAAATCCACCCTCAACAATCGCCTGGTGGGGGCCAAGGTCAGCATCACCTCGAAGAAGGCCCAGACCACGCGCCATCGCATCCACGGCATCCTGACCACGGACGACTGCCAGTACATTTTCGTCGACACCCCCGGTTTCCAGATGCAGCACCGCAACGCCCTGAACCGCATGATGAACCGCAGCGTCACCCAGACCCTGGCCGCCGTCGACGTGGTGCTGTTCGTGGTCGAGGCGGGGCGCTGGGGCGGCGGCGAGGACGAGATCGTCAAGGTGCTGCCGCGGAACCGGCCGGTGCTGCTGGTGATCAACAAGGTCGATCGCCTGGAGGACAAGGGGCGCCTGCTGCCCTTCATCGAGAAAATGGCGCAGACCTATCCCTTCGCCGAAATCCTGCCGATCAGCGCGGAAAAAGGGCAGGGGGTGGCGGAGTTGCTGAAGGTGGCCGCCGGCCATCTGCCCGAGGCGCCGCCGGTCTTCGATGCGGACGACATCACCGACCGCTCCGAGCGCTTCCTCGCCGCCGAAATGCTGCGGGAAAAGCTCTTCCGCAACCTGGGCGAGGAACTGCCCTACGGCATCGCCGTGGAGATCGAGCAATTCGAGCAGGAAGGCGACCTGCGCCGCATCCACGCGGCGGTGATCGTGGACAAGGCGGCCCACAAGGGCATCGTCATCGGCAAGTCCGGCGAGCGCCTGAAACGCATCTCCACCGACGCCCGCAAGGAGATGGAGCAACTCTTCGGCGGCCGGGTCTGGCTGGAGACCTGGGTCAAGGTCAAGAGCGGCTGGGCCGACGACGAGCGGGCGCTGAAGTCGCTGGGCTACGAGTGA
- a CDS encoding SoxR reducing system RseC family protein, whose product MSMVEAVVSGLDADMAIVDVARMQGCGRCHEAGGCGGVMGGTSACAVRQYRVPNSIRARVGDQVLLSVPEGILLKAALASYGLCALLTLGGAWLATATGAGDGGAAVGALAGLGLGLMLLRRGRRRWEQAGDGQLSIRFKQ is encoded by the coding sequence ATGAGCATGGTCGAGGCGGTGGTTTCCGGCCTGGATGCCGATATGGCGATCGTCGACGTGGCGCGCATGCAGGGCTGCGGGCGTTGTCACGAGGCGGGCGGGTGCGGCGGCGTGATGGGTGGAACTTCGGCCTGCGCGGTGCGTCAATACCGGGTCCCCAATTCCATCCGGGCCCGGGTCGGGGACCAGGTGCTGCTGAGCGTTCCGGAAGGAATCCTGCTCAAGGCGGCGCTGGCCTCGTACGGCCTCTGCGCGCTGTTGACCCTTGGCGGCGCCTGGCTGGCGACGGCGACGGGGGCTGGCGATGGCGGCGCGGCCGTGGGAGCGCTGGCGGGCCTGGGGCTTGGCCTGATGCTGCTGCGCCGCGGTCGGCGACGCTGGGAACAGGCGGGCGACGGGCAGTTGTCGATTCGTTTCAAACAGTGA
- a CDS encoding DUF4845 domain-containing protein, translating to MRGSKFQRGLTLGGMLMGCVVIGLVAMLGMKVTPDVLEYFAIQKTIKAMVQDPALKDAGVSDVRKSFDKRAPIDRIESIKGEDLDISKEGGQIVITFAYPKKISLFGKVSLLIDFEGTSAAQ from the coding sequence ATGCGAGGAAGCAAGTTTCAGCGGGGGCTGACTCTGGGCGGCATGCTGATGGGCTGCGTCGTGATCGGGCTGGTCGCGATGCTGGGCATGAAGGTGACGCCCGACGTGCTGGAATATTTCGCGATCCAGAAAACCATCAAGGCCATGGTCCAGGATCCGGCCCTGAAGGACGCGGGCGTTTCCGACGTGCGCAAATCCTTCGACAAACGGGCGCCGATCGATCGCATCGAAAGCATCAAGGGCGAGGACCTGGACATTTCCAAGGAGGGCGGCCAGATCGTGATCACCTTCGCCTACCCCAAGAAAATTTCCCTCTTCGGCAAGGTCAGCCTGCTGATCGATTTCGAGGGCACTTCCGCGGCCCAATGA
- the rnc gene encoding ribonuclease III yields the protein MKPEALQRALGYAFARQELLIQALTHRSFGSPHNERLEFLGDSLLNCVVAALLFEAHPQLREGELSRLRASLVRQETLFEVAQGLQLGDFLRMGEGELKSGGFRRPSILADALEAIFGAVYLDRGFDAVAGVITGLYRPLLERVDPSEAGKDPKTALQELLQARRLPLPRYVLCATRGEAHAQEFEVECSIPELGIASRGSGPSRRAAEQAAARIALETTKSK from the coding sequence ATGAAGCCGGAGGCGCTGCAACGGGCGCTGGGCTACGCGTTCGCCCGGCAAGAACTGCTGATCCAGGCGTTGACGCATCGCAGCTTCGGTTCGCCGCATAACGAGCGCCTGGAATTTCTCGGCGACAGCCTGCTCAATTGCGTGGTGGCCGCCTTGCTGTTCGAGGCGCATCCGCAGTTGCGCGAAGGCGAGCTGTCCCGCCTGCGCGCCAGCCTAGTGCGCCAGGAAACCCTGTTCGAAGTCGCCCAGGGCCTGCAACTGGGCGACTTCCTGCGCATGGGGGAGGGCGAGTTGAAGAGCGGCGGATTCCGTCGTCCTTCGATTCTGGCCGACGCCCTGGAGGCGATTTTCGGCGCCGTCTATCTGGATCGCGGCTTCGATGCCGTCGCCGGCGTGATCACCGGGCTCTACCGGCCGTTGCTGGAGCGGGTGGACCCGAGCGAGGCGGGCAAGGACCCCAAGACCGCGTTGCAGGAACTGCTGCAGGCGCGGCGCCTGCCCTTGCCCCGCTACGTGCTGTGCGCCACCCGCGGCGAGGCCCATGCGCAGGAATTCGAAGTGGAGTGCAGCATTCCCGAACTGGGCATCGCCAGCAGGGGCAGCGGCCCCAGCCGCCGCGCCGCCGAGCAGGCGGCGGCCCGCATCGCCCTGGAGACGACAAAGTCAAAATGA
- the nadB gene encoding L-aspartate oxidase — protein sequence MNSSSHAHFDVLILGSGLAGQSLALRLAESHRVALATKRCLDDSASAWAQGGIAAVLDETDSIDSHIEDTLIAGAGLCDPLATRFVVENSRREIEWLIDQGVPFTRDDSEFGFHLTREGGHSQRRIIHAADATGAAVQHTLSGKVRAHPNITILENTIAIDLITGGKLGRSDNRCWGAYLLDIANDRVITVGASFTVLAAGGAGKVYLYTTNPDTSTGDGVAMAWRAGCRVANMEFIQFHPTCLYHPKAKSFLISEAVRGEGALLRLPDGTRFMPDHDPRAELATRDVVARAIDFEMKRHGLDCVFLDITHKPADFLKSHFPNIHAYCQGLGIDIAREWIPVVPAAHFTCGGVVTDLAARTDIEGLYAIGETACTGLHGANRLASNSLLECLVLAKAAAADIRHQPLAPVPALPLWDESRVTDADEEVVISHNWDELRRFMWDYVGIVRTNKRLERAQHRICLLEDEIDEYYANFRVSNDLIELRNLVLTAHLIIRSAQQRKESRGLHYSRDYPDTLATASNTVLSPPGF from the coding sequence ATGAATTCCTCGTCCCACGCCCATTTCGACGTTCTGATCCTCGGCAGCGGCCTTGCCGGTCAGTCCCTGGCGCTGCGCCTGGCGGAAAGCCACCGGGTTGCCCTGGCGACCAAACGCTGTCTCGACGACTCGGCCTCCGCCTGGGCCCAGGGCGGGATCGCCGCCGTGCTCGATGAAACCGACTCCATCGACAGCCATATCGAAGACACCCTGATCGCCGGCGCCGGCCTGTGCGATCCGCTGGCCACGCGCTTCGTGGTGGAAAACAGCCGGCGGGAAATCGAGTGGCTGATCGACCAGGGCGTGCCTTTCACCCGCGACGACTCCGAATTCGGCTTTCACCTGACGCGCGAGGGCGGCCACAGCCAGCGCCGCATCATCCACGCGGCCGACGCCACCGGCGCGGCGGTGCAGCACACGCTGAGCGGCAAGGTCCGGGCGCATCCCAACATCACGATCCTGGAAAACACCATCGCGATCGACCTGATCACCGGCGGCAAGCTGGGTCGTTCCGACAATCGCTGCTGGGGCGCCTATCTATTGGACATCGCGAATGATCGGGTGATCACCGTCGGCGCCTCGTTCACGGTGCTGGCGGCTGGCGGCGCGGGCAAGGTCTATCTCTACACCACCAATCCGGACACCTCCACCGGCGACGGCGTCGCGATGGCCTGGCGGGCCGGCTGCCGGGTGGCGAACATGGAGTTCATCCAGTTCCACCCCACCTGCCTGTATCACCCCAAGGCCAAGTCCTTCCTGATCTCGGAGGCGGTCCGCGGCGAAGGCGCCCTGCTGCGCCTGCCCGACGGCACCCGCTTCATGCCGGACCACGACCCGCGGGCGGAGCTGGCGACCCGCGACGTGGTGGCGCGCGCCATCGACTTCGAAATGAAGCGTCATGGCCTGGATTGCGTATTCCTCGATATCACCCACAAGCCGGCGGATTTCCTGAAGAGCCATTTCCCCAACATCCACGCCTACTGCCAGGGACTGGGCATCGACATCGCCCGTGAATGGATCCCGGTGGTGCCCGCCGCCCATTTCACCTGTGGCGGCGTCGTCACCGACCTGGCCGCCCGCACCGACATCGAGGGGCTCTACGCCATCGGCGAAACCGCCTGCACGGGCCTCCACGGCGCCAACCGGCTGGCCAGCAACTCCCTCCTGGAATGCCTGGTGCTGGCCAAGGCCGCGGCCGCCGACATCCGCCACCAGCCGCTGGCGCCGGTGCCGGCGCTTCCCCTCTGGGACGAAAGCCGGGTCACCGACGCCGACGAGGAAGTGGTGATCTCCCACAACTGGGACGAACTGCGCCGCTTCATGTGGGACTACGTGGGCATCGTCCGCACCAACAAGCGCCTGGAGCGGGCCCAGCACCGCATCTGCCTGCTGGAGGACGAGATCGACGAGTACTACGCCAATTTCCGCGTCAGCAACGACCTGATCGAATTGCGCAACCTGGTGCTCACCGCCCATCTGATCATCCGCAGCGCCCAGCAACGCAAGGAGAGCCGGGGCCTGCACTACAGCCGGGACTACCCCGACACGCTC
- a CDS encoding glutaredoxin family protein codes for MSPSKPLLTLYGRTYCHLCDDMLAALQPLRDQHPFEVRVVDVDADPALEARYDERVPVLEGGGRELCHYFLDEAKVREYLASFR; via the coding sequence GTGAGTCCAAGTAAGCCGCTGCTGACGCTCTACGGCAGAACCTACTGCCATCTGTGCGACGACATGCTGGCCGCGCTGCAACCCTTGCGCGACCAGCACCCGTTCGAGGTCCGGGTGGTCGACGTGGATGCCGATCCGGCGCTGGAGGCTCGCTACGACGAACGGGTGCCGGTGCTGGAAGGCGGCGGGCGCGAACTCTGCCACTACTTCCTCGACGAGGCCAAAGTGCGTGAGTATTTGGCCTCTTTCCGCTAG
- a CDS encoding sigma-E factor negative regulatory protein has translation MKTRLSALLDGELDVEESATVIADSHRQMDAREAARIYFLIGDALRGDERLDVDFTADVMARLADEPTVLAPRTRRHRAGPALAVAASLAGVAVVGWLALATPQEDRPLLARSTVSTKTPAVPTLAVQAPSAEMQEYLIAHQALSASLHLNSGAHQIRTVSYGDAGAGK, from the coding sequence ATGAAGACACGACTTTCAGCCCTGCTGGATGGCGAGTTGGATGTTGAGGAGTCCGCGACGGTCATCGCGGATTCGCACCGCCAGATGGACGCCCGCGAGGCGGCACGCATCTACTTCCTGATTGGCGATGCCCTCCGGGGCGATGAACGGCTCGACGTGGATTTCACCGCCGACGTGATGGCGCGGCTCGCGGATGAGCCGACCGTGTTGGCGCCGCGCACCCGCCGCCATCGCGCCGGGCCGGCCCTGGCCGTGGCGGCTTCGCTCGCCGGGGTGGCGGTGGTGGGCTGGCTGGCGCTGGCGACGCCGCAGGAGGATCGTCCGCTCCTGGCACGTTCCACCGTTTCAACCAAGACGCCGGCGGTACCGACGTTGGCGGTCCAGGCCCCATCGGCTGAAATGCAGGAATATCTGATCGCCCACCAGGCATTGAGCGCCAGCCTGCACCTCAACAGTGGCGCCCACCAGATCCGCACCGTCTCCTATGGCGATGCCGGCGCGGGGAAATAA
- the lepB gene encoding signal peptidase I has protein sequence MNFALILFLLSIATGALWLADKYVFRKKRPAGAKDPWWVEYGASFFPIIIVVFLLRSFVVEPYKIPSGSMIPTLLVGDFILVNKYTYGIRLPVINKKVVELNTPQRGDVMVFRWPVDPSLDYIKRVVGVPGDRIAYLNKRLTINGKEVATRKVEDYLDKDKLYYTPRYVEQLGKAEHSILVADDAPSEVPPFVVQAAQFPYRDRCHYNSEGVVCEVPPGHYFMMGDNRDNSQDSRFWGFVPDRNIVGKAFFIWFNFSDLKRIGSFH, from the coding sequence ATGAACTTCGCCCTGATCCTGTTCCTGCTCTCCATCGCCACCGGCGCGCTCTGGCTGGCGGACAAGTACGTCTTCCGCAAAAAACGGCCGGCGGGCGCCAAGGACCCCTGGTGGGTGGAATACGGCGCCAGTTTCTTCCCCATCATCATCGTCGTGTTCCTGCTGCGCTCCTTCGTGGTCGAACCCTACAAGATTCCCTCGGGCTCGATGATTCCGACGCTGCTGGTGGGCGACTTCATCCTGGTGAACAAATACACCTACGGCATCCGCCTGCCGGTGATCAACAAGAAAGTGGTCGAGCTGAACACGCCGCAGCGCGGCGACGTGATGGTGTTCCGCTGGCCGGTCGATCCGTCGCTGGACTACATCAAGCGGGTGGTCGGCGTTCCGGGCGACAGGATCGCCTACCTCAACAAGCGGCTGACCATCAACGGCAAGGAAGTGGCGACCCGCAAGGTGGAGGATTATCTGGACAAGGACAAGCTCTACTACACGCCGCGCTACGTCGAGCAACTGGGCAAGGCAGAGCACTCGATCCTGGTCGCCGACGACGCGCCGTCCGAGGTGCCGCCGTTCGTGGTCCAGGCCGCTCAATTCCCGTACCGGGATCGATGCCACTACAATAGCGAAGGCGTGGTTTGCGAGGTGCCGCCGGGACACTACTTCATGATGGGCGACAACCGGGACAACTCCCAGGACAGCCGTTTCTGGGGCTTCGTTCCCGATCGGAACATCGTCGGCAAGGCCTTCTTCATCTGGTTCAACTTCAGTGACCTGAAGCGCATCGGGTCGTTTCATTGA